A single region of the Oryzias latipes chromosome 21, ASM223467v1 genome encodes:
- the c21hxorf21 gene encoding uncharacterized protein CXorf21 homolog has product MLCEGRLLSMTYFDMVEEHDPPALQTSLKCAHGPPEPTPVPAPIRLPPPTVQSSLVQAGAADSTASLELYISPLQSLDLQGILIARQISPKIEIPAQACSGGEAPFLVPSSCQSICKNYSDLHIGGDQVLPLSANQSELRVCPEAQAVRPFLQSCDVPPDEEDSLLGQALQAGQLHPLRKGSNRWRQGSGRDWSVLFQGHEGPFSNSLLNHYLEQKILDLYQQYIMENVERQGTLASEAGNIFPLLGSELVLTSLDQITLQLSREGNLEAGLAKDMVLSCLLRVAGDMQSSEISTPFLQFSNEASAEQLAEKKEE; this is encoded by the coding sequence ATGCTGTGTGAAGGACGACTGCTGAGCATGACGTACTTTGACATGGTTGAGGAGCATGACCCACCGGCTCTTCAGACATCCTTGAAGTGTGCTCATGGTCCACCTGAACCAACCCCTGTGCCTGCCCCCATCAGACTCCCTCCACCTACTGTTCAAAGTTCCCTGGTACAAGCAGGTGCCGCAGACAGCACAGCTTCACTGGAGTTGTACATTTCTCCTTTGCAGTCCTTGGATCTCCAGGGGATCCTCATAGCGAGACAGATCTCTCCAAAAATAGAGATCCCAGCCCAGGCTTGCTCGGGTGGGGAAGCCCCGTTCTTGGTTCCTTCCTCTTGTCAGAGCATCTGCAAAAACTACAGCGACCTCCACATTGGAGGAGACCAGGTGCTGCCTCTGTCAGCCAACCAAAGCGAGCTACGAGTCTGTCCTGAAGCACAGGCTGTCCGCCCTTTCCTCCAGTCTTGTGACGTCCCCCCAGATGAGGAGGATTCTCTGCTCGGACAAGCTCTCCAGGCTGGGCAACTGCATCCTTTAAGAAAAGGTTCAAATCGTTGGCGACAGGGAAGCGGTCGAGATTGGAGTGTTTTGTTTCAAGGACATGAAGGGCCATTTTCTAACTCCCTTCTAAACCATTACCTGGAGCAAAAGATCTTGGATCTGTACCAGCAATACATCATGGAGAATGTGGAGAGGCAAGGAACTCTGGCCTCTGAAGCAGGCAACATTTTCCCTCTTCTGGGCTCAGAGCTCGTCCTGACCAGCCTGGACCAGATCACCTTGCAGCTCAGTCGGGAAGGTAACCTGGAGGCCGGCTTGGCCAAGGACATGGTCCTGAGCTGCTTGCTGAGGGTGGCTGGTGACATGCAGTCAAGTGAGATCAGCACTCCCTTTCTGCAGTTTTCAAATGAAGCATCCGCAGAGCAGCTtgcagagaaaaaagaggagtaA
- the LOC105356763 gene encoding uncharacterized protein LOC105356763, translated as MFKKINNVFRPNHHGHRGQDAGAKQDYHSACTVRLVRSTSMLVVGEKRYTAEGSTLKRSKSTVSIESTLYYYQRQEDRVWLYSQSQNCLEYLEALVALRRQYNKSVSDLESQEAKSTLCTKKKQAPPPPQKDPPKPAAKPSTPLVPNEEDTLQFFDAVIASCDKEPVQKPYRDNGHADVDFIVASSSTEHDLHSNWVLKVPRVADGSTQPAVRDSAIEKVPKKKNQSGSTSSRLRLQRNPIHLPKVVESAFQTLRFKPKLKKQ; from the exons ATGTTCAAGAAGATCAATAATGTGTTTCGTCCCAACCACCATGGGCACAGGGGCCAGGATGCTGGGGCCAAACAGGACTACCACAGCGCCTGCACGGTCAGACTGGTCCGCAGCACATCCATGTTGGTGGTGGGGGAGAAAAGATACACAGCCGAAGGTTCAACTTTAAAGAGGAGCAAAAGTACGGTGAGCATAGAGTCGACTCTGTATTACTATCAGAGACAGGAGGACCGGGTCTGGCTGTACTCTCAGAGTCAGAACTGCTTGGAGTACTTGGAGGCACTGGTGGCTCTGAGGAGGCAGTACAACAAGAGTGTGAGTGACCTCGAGAGCCAAGAGGCCAAATCTACTTTGTGTACAAAGAAGAAACAGGCACCTCCACCACCGCAGAAGGACCCACCT AAACCAGCAGCCAAACCCTCAACCCCTCTGGTTCCCAACGAGGAAGACACTCTGCAGTTCTTTGATGCAGTGATCGCCAGCTGTGACAAGGAACCTGTGCAAAAACCCTACAGGGATAATGGACATGCGGATGTGGATTTCATAG TGGCGTCGAGCTCGACTGAGCACGACCTTCACTCCAACTGGGTGTTGAAGGTCCCTCGAGTTGCAGATGGTTCCACACAGCCAGCAGTTAGAGACAGTGCCATTGAAAAAGTCCCAAAGAAGAAGAACCAGAGCGGATCTACAAGCAGCAGACTGCGTCTTCAGAGGAACCCCATCCACCTGCCCAAAGTGGTGGAGAGCGCCTTCCAGACGCTGCGCTTCAAGCCCAAACTAAAAAAGCAGTGA